TCTGCTCTCTACCCTCTGCTCTCTACGCTCTACCCTCTACCCTCTGCTCAGTCCTTCTGATACACCTCGGTGACACTGCCGCCGGATTGCGAGCTCGGAAACGATTCGGTGAGCACGTTGCCGCTCAGTGAGCCGTTGTAATTGAAGGCATCGGTCTGATCGTTGAACGTGATGAGGTTGTTGTTGACCGACCAGAGACCCTGCTCGGTGGCGCTGCCCGCGTTCGAGAACGTCGCGATGTCGACATAGGTCCCGTCTCCGTTCAGGCTCAGGCGGTCGCTCACCAGCACGGACCCATCCGAGAACGTGTAGGGCAACGGATTGCCGTTCACGGTGCGCAGCGAATATGTACCGGTGACGTTGCCGTTAGGCGACGTCGAGTCGTTGTTGCACGCGGCAAGCGCCACGAGCCCAGCCGCCAAGAGAACAAACTTTCGCATAGAGGGTTCCTGCTGAGGTTGATGCGAACTGCTCTATCGAAGCTGTTCATTAGTCAGGAACCGTACCGCTGCGTTGCGGCGTCGAGCGTAGCCGAGGGACGCAGAGCGTGCTGGAGCGTGTCCTCGACGTGGATCACCGGCCCGTCCACAACTCAGATCATGGATGAGCGATTCGTGACGTGGGGCTGCAACTGGTGCATGGGGCCGGATCTTTTGATGCGTCGCGGCGTCTCACGATGTGAAGCCGTTGCGTTCGACGGCTGGTCGCACGACACGATGAGGAGGAAGAGATGAGAAAGTTCTTGGTCGTAGCCGCAATTGGCGCTGTGGCGACACTTGGCATGGCTGGTCGCGCCCAGGCGCAGGCGTTCTATCCGAAGACGACGGACGTGCCGGCTCGCGTGCAGGGCGGCTACGCATATCCATCGCAGTATCCGACGTACCCAGGGCAGTACTCGACGACGTCGCGGAAGCGGCATCATGACGACGACAAGGCGCGTCGGGATCGCGACCGCGATGACGATGATCGCAACGGGCGCAACGACAGCCGCGACCAGTACGGGCAGTATGGCCAGCGGTCCACGAACGGGTATGGCGCCTATGGGGCAGCCGGCATTCCGTCGCGCGTCGGCGACCACGACTCGGCGTCGCGCTCGCGCTCGACGAACGGCAATCGCGACGGGCGGTGGAACCGGGATGGGAGATGAGTGAAGTCTAACGCTCAAACATTGAAGCGGAACAGCATCACATCTCCATCGGCAACGACATACTCCTTGCCTTCGGCGCGCGCGACACCTTTCTCGCGCGCGCCTTTCCATCCGCCATTGGCGACGAAGTCTGGATAGGCGACCGTTTCGGCGCGGATAAAGCCACGCTCGAAGTCCGTGTGAATCGCGCCGGCCGCGACGGGTGCGGTGTCGCCGAGATGAATGGTCCACGCGCGCACCTCTTGCTCGCCGGCCGTGAAATACGTCTGCAGGCCGAGCAGGTGATAGCCCGCGTGGATGAGTCGATCGAGCCCGGCCGAGTCGATGCCTAACGACGCGAGAAACTCCTTGCGCTCGTCGGGCGCCAGCTCGGCGAGCTCCGCTTCGATCTTGGCGGAGAAGGGAACGATCTCGGCGTGCTCACCGCTCGCCGCCACCGCCTCGCGCAACCGCCGCAGATGCGGCCCTTCGTCGCCCGCGAGCTCGTGATCGGTGACATTGGCCGCGTAGAGTACCGGCTTCGTTGTGAGCAGCGACAACGGCTGCAGTGCGGCCAACTGCCCGGATGAGAGACGCGCCTCCCAGAGCCCGCGTCCTTCGCGCAGAACTCCCAACGCGAGCTCGAGCACCGCGAGCTCTGCCTTCGCGTCCTTGTCGCCCGTTTTCGCCGCGCGCTGCGTCCGATCGAGCCGCTTCTCGACGACCGACAGATCGGCGAGCGCGAGCTCGAACTCGATGACCTCGCGATCCCGCGCCGGGTCGACCGGTCCCATGACGTGCGCGACGTCAGCGTCCTCGAAACAACGAACGACGTGCACGATCGCGTCGGTCTCGCGAATGTTGGCGAGGAACTTGTTGCCGAGCCCTTCGCCTTCCGCCGCACCCTTCACGAGTCCAGCAATGTCGACGAACTGCACGACTGCGGGCACCACCTTCTTGGGTTGTACAATGTCGGCGAGCCTGTGAAGCCGCTCGTCGGGCACCTCGACCATGCCCACGTTAGGCTCGACGGTGCAAAAGGGATAGTTCGCCGCTTCCGCGCCGGCGGCGGTGAGCGCGTTGAAGAGCGTTGACTTACCGACGTTCGGAAGGCCGACGATTCCGAGTTTGAGCATGCGGAACTATGAGGCGAGTTGCGACGAAACGAGTGCGATGGACGGTGGAAATGGCCTCAAAATGCCGCCGCCTACGAAGGGGTGGCGATGCAAGACTTCACCAAGCTTAAGGTGTGGCAAAAGGCCCACCGCCTTGCGATCGATCTGAAGCGTGAGATCGACAAGGGGCCAAGGTGGAATTTTCCCGGATTGCGCGGTAAAACACTCAGGGGTGCCGGATCGATTGCTGACACGATTGCAGAAGGATGTGGCAAGAAGTCACCGCTAGAGCTTGCGAGATACGCCGACATGTCCGCGGCGTCCGCGAACGAGACGTTGGGGCAGTTACTCAGAGCTAGGGACCAGGGGTTCTTGTCGCACCGAAAGTATGAGGAATTTGAAGGACGGATCGACGAGATTCGCCGGATGCTTTGGTCTCTTGCTGGGGAAGTTCGCCGCCAACACGGCGGCGACCGCTAGCCCTCAGTGCGACAGTACGCCAGTAGCGAGTATTGCGTACTCGCCGAGGATCTTCTCGTATCTCGCCGCTTGCGGGCTGGGCTACTCGTTACGCCGTACTGACCTACTGTCGCACTGACGGCTAGAGGTCGCGATCTCCCACCCGGCGCCCAGATCTCCGCCTAGGGCGCCTCTTCGCCACGAGCTTTGCGGTTGAATCGATTCATCACCGGCTCGATCCCATCCCTGATCCATGTCTCCATTGCCTCGACGAACGTCGGCATCAGCTCCTCGACCACCTTCGCATCCGACTTTCCAAATTCACTCAACACATAATCCGCCAGGTTCCCACGATGCCGCCCAGGCGGAGGAGCAATTCCGATCCGCAGCCGCGCGTAGTCCTGATGGCCCAACGCCCCCTCGATGCTCTTCAACCCGTTGTGACCCGCCGAGCTGCCACGCGCTCGAAACCGGATCGTACCTAACGACAATGCCGCTTCGTCGAGGATCACGAGCAGATCGTGCTGCGGCGACCACCCCGCACGACGCAGGTATGGCCTCAGCACCGCGCCGCTCAGATTCATGTACGTCTGCGGTTTCACCAGGCGCACGCTCGCAGCGCCGACCTGTCCACTCGCGACACGGGCGTCGCCGTCTCGGCGCCACCCCTCGAAACGCCAAACGTCGGCCAGGTGGTCGAGCACCCACCAGCCGACGTTATGTCGCGTGCGCTCGTACTCCTTCCCTGGATTGCCGAGACCGACGATCACTTTCATCGGGCCCGGGTCTCCTGTGTTCTGGCGTGCAAAAAGACGAGCGAGCGCGCGGAGCATAGCGAAGAGCCTTACGCCTCTTCGCCGCCCTCCTCCTCGCCTTCCTTCGGCTTGCGGATGAGCTCCGGCTCAACGGCTGCCTCGGGGACCACTGCAACACCAGCAGCCGGCGTCTCCGCCGCGCGTGGCGCCGACACCGTACACACGGTCGCGTCCCCCTCGTCCAGCACGTCGACGCCCGCTGGAATGTTCAGCTCGCGAACGTGAATCGAGTGCCCGATCGCGAGCGGCGTGACATCGACGTCGACGTGATTCGGAATGCTCGCTGGATCGACGTGAATGCGCAGCTCGTGCATGACCTGATCGAGAATGCCGCCCTCGCGTACGCCCTCGGCCGAGCCAGTGAAAACGAGCGGGATGCTCACCGTCACTTTCTCGCCCGCGACCAGCTCCTGGAAATCGACGTGCAGGATTGACCGCTTTACGGGGTGGCGCTGGATCTCACGGATGAGCGTGCGCGCCGATCGGCCATCGATCGAAAGCTCGATCACTGTGCTCGCGGCGGCGACTCGCTCGAGCAGCTTCTCGAGGTCACGCGTGTTGATCGCCAGTGACTGCGGCTGCCGGCTGTGGCCGTAGATGATCGCCGGTACCTGTCCGCTCTGCCGCAGTTTCCGCGCGACGCCGGTGCCGCGGTCGCTTCGGACGTTGGCATTGAGATTTGCTGTTGCCATTGCTGAATTACCAAAGTTTAAAACCGACTCGTCAAGCAGCGATCGGCTGATGAACGGCTGCTACTCTCGGAAGGCTGCATCCTTCCTACCATACCGGGCCGCGCACGAGTCACCGCGGCGAACATCAGCGTTGTTGGTTGTTGGTGGCTGGTTGTTGGTCGTTAGTGGCTGGTTCTTGGTCGTTGGCGGCTGGTTGTTGGTTGTTGATGCAGTTCGCCAACCACCATTCACCAACCACCATTCACCAACCACCAACCACCATTCACCATTCACCACCATCAAAACTAATCGAACAAGCTACTCACCGACTGCTCGCTGTGCGTGAAGCGGATCGCCTTCGACAACAGTTCCCCGACTGAAAGCACGCGTAACGTCGAAAAGCATCGCTCCGGTGGGATCGCAATCGTATCGGTGACCGCGACCTCCGCGATCGCCGACTCGCATAAGCGCTTGGTGGCCGGGCCCGACAAAAGCGCGTGCGTCGCGCAACAATAAATGTCGCGCGCGCCGAGGTTCTTGAGCGCGCTCGACGCCTCGGACACTGTGCCCGCGGTGTCGATCATGTCGTCGACGAGAATGCAATCCATTCCCTCGACTTCACCGACGACGTTCACCACCTCCGACACGTTCGGGGCGGGACGCCGCTTGTCGATAATCGCAAGCGACGCATTGAGCCGCTTCGCGAACCCGCGCGCCATCTTCGCCGAACCCACGTCGGGGGCGACGACGACGGGATTCGTGAGCTGCTTGCGACGATAGTGATTCACGAACACCGGCATCGCATACAGATGGTCGACGGGGATGTCGAAGAAGCCCTGTAGCTGGTGCTGGTGAAAATCGACTCCGAGGACGCGATCCGCGCCCGCGGAGACGATCATGTTCGCCAACAACTTTGCGCCGATCGGTACCCGTGGTTGATCCTTACGGTCCTGTCGGGCGTAGCCGTAGTACGGCATGACGCAGGTGATGCGCGCCGCCGAGGCGCGTCGTGCGGCGTCGATCAGAAGCAGCAGCTCGAGAACGTTCTCGGCCGGCGGGTTCGTCGGCTGGACGATGAACACGTCGAGCCCGCGCACGTTCTCGTCGATGCGGACGGAAATCTCGCCGTCGGCAAACCGCCCAAGGCTCACTCGGCCGACATCGACGCCGAGGTGATCGGCGATAGTCTCGGTGAGCGCGCGATTGGCCGAGCCAGACAGCAGCTTCAGGCCGTGACTAGGTACTGCGAGTCCGTCCATTGACGCAGTGTACGTGGCAGTGAGGAGCGAGCGTCAGCGAGCAGCGAATTGCCCCGCGTGGATTCGAACCACGATTCTGCGGTCCAAAGCCGCATGTCCTGCCATTGGACGACGGGGCAGACTTGTCCTGAGAAGCGCCAGCGACGAAGGACGTCCGGAGCAGTTGAAATAAACCGATGGCAGAAGCTGGGTCAAATACTTTGACCGCTCGCGCGATCGAAGTAATGCACCCTCGCCGGATCGATCGTGAGCGAGAGCCGATCTCCCGGCCGTGCAAGCGCCTGGGGCGCCGCACGCGCCGTGACGTCCTGCCCGCCCACACGCAGATAGAGAAGAACCTCGTTGCCCAACGGCTCACTCGCGTCCACGACCGCCTGGATCGCCGATCTGGAGCTCGCGGACGAGGCTACGCGCAAGTCTTCAGGGCGGATGCCGGCGACGAGTCGCTCCGGTGTCATTGCCGCCAACCGCTCGGTTTGGCTGGGGGCGAGAGGAATCGAAAATGCCTCGTCGTCCGCGGCTACGAAACGCGGTGTTCCGTCGAACTCCGCCGCGCCGTCGAACAGGTTCATGGCAGGGCTTCCGATGAAGGTCGCGACAAAGAGAGTCTGCGGGTGATCGTAAAGCTCGAGCGGCGAGCCGATCTGCTCGACGCGTCCCTCGTTCATCACGACGATGCGGTCACCGAGCGTCATCGCCTCGACCTGGTCGTGCGTGACGTATACGACCGTCGCCTTGAGATCGCGCCGAATCCGCGCGATCTCGCGACGCATCTGCACGCGGAGCTTCGCGTCGAGATTCGAGAGTGGCTCGTCGAAGAGGAAAACGCGCGGCTGTCGCACGATCGCGCGTCCGATCGCAACGCGTTGCCTTTGTCCACCCGACAGTTGCCGGGGACGACGGTCGAGGACGGCGGTAATGCCGAGGATATTCGCGGCTTCGCGAACGCGAGTCTCGATCTCGGGGCGCGGCAGTTTCCGCAGATGCAGCGCGAACGCCATGTTCTCATACACCGACATGTGCGGATACAGCGCGTAGCTCTGAAAGACCATCGCGATGTCGCGCTCGTTGGGCGGCACGTCGTTGACGACGCGTCCACCGATGGTGAGCTGACCGTCCGTGAGCGATTCCAGTCCGGCGATGATGCGCAGTGTCGTGCTCTTGCCCGAACCGGATGGCCCCACGAGGACGACGAACTCGCCATCTTCGACGACGAGGTCGACACCGTGCACGGCGACGAAGCCGTTTTCGTATACCTTTCTCACTCCCGTGAGCGTTACCCGGGCCATCGGCTCCTCTCGATGAGGCAGATGCTTTGACGATTCGTTTTCCAGATGGCTTTCTGTGGGGAGCGGCGACGTCGGCGTATCAGATCGAAGGGTCGCCGCTGGCCGATGGGGCTGGCCCGAGTATCTGGCACCGCTTTTCGCACAGCGCCGGTCGCACCGCCAATGGCGAGACCGGCGACGTGGCGTGCGACCACTACAATCGTTATGCAGACGACGTCGAGCTGATGCGAAAGCTCGGCCTGAACGCATATCGCTTCAGCATCTCCTGGGGTCGCGTGCTGCCCGAGGGACGAGGGCGCGTCAACTCCGCGGGCATCGGATTCTACGATCGCCTCGTCGACGAGCTCCTCGCGGCGGGCATCGCGCCTAACGTCACACTGTATCACTGGGATCTGCCCGCCGCGCTGGACGACCGCGGCGGTTGGCTCAATCCCGACATCGCTCAGTGGTTCGCCGAATACGCGCGCGTCGTGTTCGATACGCTGGACGACCGCGTGGGAATGTGGGCGACGCTGAACGAGCCCTGGGTCGTCACCGATGGCGGCTACCTGCGTGGCGCCCTCGCACCGGGGCACAGCAATCTCTACGAGGTACCGATCGCGACGCACAATCTGCTGCGCGCGCATGCCGCGGCCGTGGAAGCATACCGCGCGAGCGGGACGCACCGCATCGGCATCGTCGTCAACCTCGAGCCGAAGTACGTGGCGTCGGAGAGGGAAGAGGATCACGCGGCGACGCGTCGCGCCGACGCGTACATGAATCGGCAATATCTCGATCCGCTTTTTCGCGGCGGCTACCCTAACGAGTTGCGCGAGATCTTCGGCGAGGCGTGGCCGGATCATCCGGCCGCGGAGCTCGAGCATCTCCAGCAGCCGCTCGATTTCGTCGGCGTGAACTACTACACGCGGAGCGTCACGCGAAACGATCCCACTGCGTGGCCGGTGCGCGCGGGACGAGTCGATCAACCACGGCACGCGTACACGGCGACGAATTGGGAGGTCTACGCCGATGGCCTCATGGATACGCTCAAATGGGTGACCGAGCGGTACGGCCGCATGCCGTTGTACGTCACCGAGAATGGCGCTGCGTTCTATGATCCGCCGCAGGCGATCGACGGTCGCGTCGAGGACCCACTCCGCGTCGCGTACTACCGGTCGCACCTTCGCGCTGCTCACGAAGCACTCTGCCAGGGCGTCGATCTGCGCGGATACTATGCCTGGTCGCTGCTCGACAACTACGAGTGGAGCCTCGGCTACTCGAAGCGTTTCGGAATCGTGCACGTCGATTACGCGACGCAGCAACGAACGCCGAAGGCCAGCGCGCGGTTCTATTCCGAGGTGATCAGGACGCATGGGGGCGCGCTCGACGCCTGACAGGGCTGCTCATTCCTTCACACTCCCCATCATGATGCCGGCCACGTAATAGCGTTGCAGAATCAGAAACGCCAATAGCACCGGCAAGACCGTCACCACCGATCCGGCCATCATGAGTTCCGTGTCTTGCACGTGCTCACCCGAGAGCGCTGCGAGCGCGACGGGCAACGTGAATCGCCGATCGTCGCTGAGGATGATCAACGGCCACATGAAGTCGTTCCACGTCGCGAGGAAGGTCCAGATCGCGAGCGTCGCGAGAATCGGCGTGATCACCGGCAGCACCACCGATCGGTAGATCCGCAACTCACTCGCGCCGTCGACGCGCGCGGCGTCGAGCAGATCCTCCGGAATGGCAAGCGCATACTGGCGGATGAGGAAGATTCCGAAGATGCTCGCCATGCCCGGAATGATCACGCCCCAGTACGTGTTCACGAGGTGCAGTGATTTCATCAGGAGGAACAGCGGGAGCATCGAGACCTGCACCGGAATTACGAGGCCCAATGCCAGGCCACGAAAGAGTCGATCGCGGCCTTTGAAACGCAGTTTCGCGAGTGCATATCCGGCGAGTGAGTTCACGGCGAGCGAGAGCACGGTCACGACGATCGACACGAAAGTGCTGTTGGCGAGATAGCGGCCGAGGCTGAGCCGACTGAAGAGCGTTCGATAGTGATCTAGAGTCGGAGCGTGCGGCAGGAAGTGCGGCGGGTACGAGTTGGCCTCACCGGTCGCCATGAACGAGGCGGAAATCATCCACAACGTCGGTAGGAGCGCGACAATGGCGCCGCCGATGAGCAAGCCATACAGCAGTCCTCTTGCGAGTACTGCCGCGCCGGGGCTCCGAGCGACGACCGGCTTGGCGGCCGTGGTCATCGTCAGGCGCGCTCCCGTTGGAGGCGCATCTGAAGCAGCGTCCAGATCAGTATGATGGCAAATAGCACGAACGCGATCGCTGCCGCGACGCCCATCCGCCACCACCGAAACCCCTCTTCGTACATGAAGAGGACGAGACTCGTCGTTGCCCTGAGCGGGCCGCCGCCGGTCATGACGTATGGCTCCGCGAAGAGCTGGAAGTAGCCGATCATCGTGACGACGCCGACGAAGAGGAACGTCGGCGCGAGCTGCGGGATGGTCACGTGCCGGAAGCGCCGGAGCGCACCCGCGCCATCGATACGCGCCGCTTCGTACAGCTCTTCGGGGATGCTTTGGAGGCCGGCGATGAAGATGAGCATGTTATAGCCAAAGTTCTTCCAGATGGCCATCACAATGATCGCCGGCATCGCCCAGCGCGGATCGCCGAGCCAGTCGATCGGCCCGATGCCGACGTGGGCGAGCAGGTAGTTGAGCAAACCGTACCGCGGGTGGTAGAGATACCGCCACACCACGGCGATGGCGACGAGCGTCGTCACGAATGGCGTGAAGTAGACCGTGCGAAACACACCACGCAGCCGCACGGCGCGGGCGTTCACGAGCAGCGCAGCACCTAACGACACGGCGACCGTGAGCGGGCCGCCGACGAGCGCGAAGTAGAAGGTGTTCTTGACCGCGGTCCAGAACGTTGGATTGTGAATCAGGTTCGCGTAATTGCCGAGGCCAACGAAGCGGGCGAGCGACGCGTTCCCGAGCGCGTAGATATCAAAGTCGGTGACGCTCAGGAGGAGCGACGCGGCAACCGGGAGAAAGAAGAAGAGACCGATGAGAACGAGTGCCGGCGCAAGGAAGTACCAGGCGGCACGCGCCTGGGCGCCTTCCGGCCCTCGCTTCACCGTGCCGCCTCGCGGGCGACGGCCTTGGCTTCGTGCGCGAGAATCCAGCGACGCTTCTCGAGGATCTGGTCCACGTCGCGGTCGAGCGACGCCAGCGCCCGTTGCGGCGGCACGTGGCCGCGAATCACCGACTCCGATGCCTCGATCAACTTGCTCGAGATGATCTCGACCTCGGCGACTTTCGGAATCGGGCGCACGCGCTGGAGCTGGGTGTAAAACGCGCGGAAATGCTCGTCGCCACTGAGCGAGCTATCGCGCCAGGCGGCGATGCTCGCGGGGAGGTCGCCCGTTAGGCGCGAGAACCGAAGCTGCTGTTCCGGTCGAGCGAGATATTCGACGAGCTTCCACGCCGCCTCCTTGTGCGGCGACGCGTGGAAAATGACGATGCTCGATCCGCCGGCGAGGGACACACCGGAGGCATCGCCAGTTGGGCCGGGCAGGGGAGCGGTACCCCAGGCGTGCTGAAGCTCCGCGGGCAGTCGTTTACGCATCTCGCCGACGTTCCACGGTCCCGTGATCCACATCGCGAACATTCCGCGCGAGAATTCCTGATAGACATTCGCGACGTCGTTCGTCCCGGCCACCGGAGCGAGATGGTCGCGAAACAGGCTCAGGTAAAAATCAAAGGCCCGAGCGAAGGCGCTGTCGCTGAAGGCGCCATATCGCCCTCCGTCCTTGAGAATCGGCGACCCAGCTTGGAGGCCGAGGACCATCGGCTGCGCCCATTCATTCGTGGGGAGAAAGATTGCATAACGAGTCAGTCCCTGTTGTCGCTTCACCGCCTCCATCGCCGAGCGCCATCCCGCCCATGTGTCAGGAATCGAGGGGTAGCCCGCCTTTGCGAGGAGATCCTTGCGATAGAAGATGACGCGCGTGTCGACGTACCATGGAATCCCGAATGTCGTATCGTCGATGACGTTCGTGTCCCAGATTCCGCGGAAGAAGGCATCGGGCCTAACGACGTTCGATCGCGCGATGTAGCTCTCGAGAGGCTCCAGAGCGTGAATCGCCTGAAACTCGGGCACCCACGTGTTCCCGAGCTGTGCGACGTCCGGCGTCGCTTCGCCGACGAACGACGTGAGCAACTTCTCGTGCGCCGCGGACCACGGCATGGTCTGGACGCGCACGTGGACGCCGGGATTCTCCCGCTCGAACTCCGGCATCATCCGGGCGACGACTTCGCCTTCGGCGCCCATCGCCCAGAAGCGAAGGGTGATGCTGTTGTCGGGAACCGTGCGACAGGCCCCCGCCAACACCAACATCGCACAAACCGACAAACGCCGACGGAACACGGACAAACATGGCACGCCGTCACTCCAGCGCGGGCCGTGGACGCCGGTCAACGCCAATGCTGTGCCTTCGCCGCCGCGCGTTCGCGCGCCGCAAGTCGGCGTTTCCTCGGCGCCGCACTTTGGGGTCCGTCCTGGCGGCCCAGTTTTCGCCGGCCAGTATCTTAACGCGGGCGTGATGCGCAAGCACTTACTCCTTGAGATGCAGCACCCGCGCGTTCGTGAACGTAATACTCCGAAGGTAACTCACGATGTCCGCGAGCGTCCGGATTTGACGTTCCTGGCGCTCCTTCACGCGAGTAGCGGGTCTGGGGGGTGGATGGTGGGTGGTGGAGTCACGGTGATCGTGCGCGAAGGACTGTGCGTGATTCGCCGAGTACGGTGCTCATGAAGCGAGGCAAATGAGGTGTTGCACTCAGGTCTGCGGGTGTAAGGCTCCGAACGGTTCGTGTGCGACAGGGGAAGACGCGTGGAGCGATGGGGACTGGTCGTGCCTATCTGGGAAAGCCGCCGAGTGGCGGGAGAGTGCGAAGTGGTTGGTGAGGCGTCGTGAGTGGCGGTAGCAGTGACGGTGGTACCTCACCAGGGTCTGGTCGTGGACACTCGAAGGCCGGAGCGTTGCAATGATGTGCACAGCGTGGTGCGCTGGGCAAGAGGCGTGTTCTCGCAGGAGCCGGGGCTGACGGAAGGGACGGGACACGTTGTCGCGCGAGGACGCTGCCTGTCGGAGTGTGTTGGCGCGGTGATGCGGTGGGTGCGCGGCCGCGCGCGTAAGAGTCCGCGTGTGATCGCTGGTACTCGGCGCGTGCCGGCCCGCGACCGCTGCGTGAAGAGCCGAGCTTCGCGATGAGATGTCACACGCTCGCGAGGCATGCCGCCGTCGGCCATCTGAAAGAGCCACCCCTCGAGATGTTAATCCTCGTTCGCTGCGTGCTTGTCGAGTATAAGGAAAGGCTAACTCTAAACGCCCTCGTGATAGTGGAAGAGCACGCGACTCGAGTCTATCCCCGCCCAGTCATAATAGATGCCGTCGTTGCCTAAGTACGCGTTACGTCCGAGCAATTGCGAGCCATCGAACGGCTTCTATGAGACCGCGTGGCGATTGTCCGCGGCACGATTGCCAAAAGTCGGCGACGGACGTAAAAAGTGGGCGTTCGCGTGGTGATTGTGCCGCGCCGAGCAATGAAAGTCTCCCGCAAACTTCTGTAAAATCGAAGATCCCGACGGAAATCGGCTGTCGTCTCGGCGAAGTGGCGCACATGTCGATGGATGTCGCGCCTGAATCGGTGTATGTCAGCGCGTGCCAAGCGCAAAAGGACGAGACAGTCAGTTTTGTGCGATTCCCGGTGCTGAATGTAAATGAGCTTTCGCTCACTGACGTCGGCCGTTAGCGAACGCTGGGTTGTGTGCTCACGCTTCGGGGAATTACTGGAGCCAGGCGCCTGTGAATCCGGCCCGCTGGAGCCCGCGTCTGATATAGGGACTCTGCCTCATCAGTCTCCAGATCAAGCCGGTCCGATAATTCTCGATCATGCCGACGATCGGGCCCTGGTCGATCCCGAGGTAGTCGGTGTCGAACCAGCCGACGCCGTTCACGACGCGACCCTGCT
The genomic region above belongs to Gemmatimonadaceae bacterium and contains:
- a CDS encoding sugar ABC transporter permease; protein product: MKRGPEGAQARAAWYFLAPALVLIGLFFFLPVAASLLLSVTDFDIYALGNASLARFVGLGNYANLIHNPTFWTAVKNTFYFALVGGPLTVAVSLGAALLVNARAVRLRGVFRTVYFTPFVTTLVAIAVVWRYLYHPRYGLLNYLLAHVGIGPIDWLGDPRWAMPAIIVMAIWKNFGYNMLIFIAGLQSIPEELYEAARIDGAGALRRFRHVTIPQLAPTFLFVGVVTMIGYFQLFAEPYVMTGGGPLRATTSLVLFMYEEGFRWWRMGVAAAIAFVLFAIILIWTLLQMRLQRERA
- a CDS encoding sugar ABC transporter substrate-binding protein, which translates into the protein MPCLSVFRRRLSVCAMLVLAGACRTVPDNSITLRFWAMGAEGEVVARMMPEFERENPGVHVRVQTMPWSAAHEKLLTSFVGEATPDVAQLGNTWVPEFQAIHALEPLESYIARSNVVRPDAFFRGIWDTNVIDDTTFGIPWYVDTRVIFYRKDLLAKAGYPSIPDTWAGWRSAMEAVKRQQGLTRYAIFLPTNEWAQPMVLGLQAGSPILKDGGRYGAFSDSAFARAFDFYLSLFRDHLAPVAGTNDVANVYQEFSRGMFAMWITGPWNVGEMRKRLPAELQHAWGTAPLPGPTGDASGVSLAGGSSIVIFHASPHKEAAWKLVEYLARPEQQLRFSRLTGDLPASIAAWRDSSLSGDEHFRAFYTQLQRVRPIPKVAEVEIISSKLIEASESVIRGHVPPQRALASLDRDVDQILEKRRWILAHEAKAVAREAAR